Proteins encoded by one window of Gemmatimonadaceae bacterium:
- a CDS encoding TolC family protein: protein MGLVTVLAGSCGWFLVPDLASGQSRAPASEPRTLRPAARDSVNIGDGLRDALVANNPELLARRLALRAAEAGVRAAGHRPVAILAAEAEEIPRGVDISDGGSLTVGIEQEFLSGALRSSQRNAAMSNVTVARAAIAITEQRLLASLDRHSVRLSAWGTIARRLAAEDGILASAEGSIRGRFAVGDARYVDVLRLRTERLRVQADRAAAITEVRAARAAMTGLVGSTSDTATGRQLRAVLDSIEVSPLSLMLMPVLDIDSLLARSGILAMSAARVARAAAAQRVLVAEQGRRITASVGGQRFEDQRGGISFGPAISFSTSLPFTARRGNRARAEAAGLEARVVNAEERGTLATLRTILAIARDRHEAARARLSVYESALLRGAREERENALATFRSGELSLTELLDFERALARAEIDRIRARIEAAEAMEDFYNGIAEAAGLRPGSSR from the coding sequence GTGGGTCTTGTCACCGTGCTCGCCGGGAGCTGCGGCTGGTTCCTTGTTCCTGATCTCGCATCAGGACAGTCTCGAGCTCCAGCCTCGGAACCGCGCACGCTTCGGCCCGCGGCTCGTGACTCCGTCAACATTGGCGACGGCCTTCGCGACGCGCTGGTTGCAAATAATCCCGAACTTCTCGCGCGTCGGCTGGCACTGCGCGCCGCCGAAGCCGGTGTGCGCGCCGCCGGTCACAGGCCCGTTGCCATTCTCGCGGCCGAAGCCGAGGAGATTCCCCGCGGAGTTGACATCTCTGACGGGGGTTCGTTGACTGTCGGCATCGAGCAGGAATTCCTGAGCGGCGCACTACGGTCATCACAGAGAAACGCGGCTATGTCGAACGTAACTGTGGCTCGCGCTGCCATAGCAATCACCGAGCAACGGCTCCTTGCGTCACTTGACCGACACTCCGTTCGGCTTTCGGCGTGGGGGACGATCGCACGGCGTCTTGCTGCTGAAGACGGGATCCTCGCCTCCGCGGAAGGTTCTATCCGCGGCCGATTTGCGGTGGGCGACGCCCGTTACGTAGATGTACTTCGACTGCGAACTGAACGGCTCCGCGTTCAGGCCGATCGTGCTGCGGCGATCACCGAAGTGCGCGCCGCGCGGGCAGCGATGACAGGGCTTGTGGGGTCGACGTCCGATACGGCCACCGGTAGACAGCTGCGAGCCGTGCTCGATTCGATCGAGGTGAGCCCCCTCTCCCTCATGCTGATGCCTGTCCTCGACATTGACAGCCTTCTCGCACGGTCTGGAATCCTCGCCATGTCCGCTGCACGTGTCGCGCGCGCAGCCGCCGCTCAACGCGTGCTCGTCGCGGAGCAGGGCCGGCGAATCACAGCCAGTGTTGGAGGCCAGCGATTCGAGGACCAACGCGGAGGTATTTCTTTTGGTCCCGCGATTTCCTTTTCAACGAGCCTTCCCTTCACGGCACGACGTGGAAACCGGGCAAGGGCCGAAGCTGCCGGACTCGAAGCACGAGTGGTGAACGCGGAGGAGCGGGGCACACTCGCGACGCTTCGCACAATACTGGCAATCGCGCGCGATCGGCACGAAGCGGCGCGAGCCCGACTGTCTGTCTATGAGAGCGCGCTGCTCCGTGGAGCACGCGAAGAACGTGAAAATGCGCTCGCAACATTCCGATCGGGCGAGTTGTCTCTGACCGAGCTCCTTGATTTCGAACGAGCATTGGCGCGGGCCGAAATCGACCGCATTCGTGCGCGAATCGAGGCCGCTGAAGCGATGGAGGATTTTTACAACGGAATCGCCGAGGCCGCAGGTCTCCGTCCGGGGAGCAGCCGATGA